From the genome of Salvia splendens isolate huo1 chromosome 7, SspV2, whole genome shotgun sequence:
TTAATACCGTACGCAGAAACATATAGCAGCTTAAATCCATACATAGAATACAAATTATTAAATTCCACTACCACTTTATGAGTGATTATTTATGCAAAACACCACAATTTTCCATCATTGCAATAAGTTTCGATCTAATCTTTTCGTCCAAAAATTGAAGCAGGAAATGAGAAATCTATCAAGGTCTCGATCATCTCAATCCAAGTTAAAGGAACACACGAATACAGACGAAGCAATTAGCAACTCTCATAAACGAATATGCATAAACTGAAACCCTCCCTGACACTTAGAAGCTACTATTGCATCGGGATCAAAATTGGCAAAATCCGCATTTGGAAGCGAGAAGACAATGCAGGGAAAAGGTACAGAAAACGGAAATCTGACCGACGGAGGGAGCACGCGGCGCGTTGCGGACGGTGAGTCGGTTTTTGGAATCCGAGCGCATGTTTCCCCTATTTCCTGCGGCGCGTTGACGGAGCAAAACTGATATGCTAAGAgattattcataaaatgtaacgTTTGATTCAGGAATTGTTGGAAGGAGAAGAAGTGCGTTTTCCAGATCCCGGTATGCAAAGTTCGAACTCTGCGAACTGATTTTCAAAATGAAGGCAGGCGGTAATCTCACCAGTGAAGCGCGTGCTGTTACTCGCCTAGGATTCGCTAGCGTATTTGTACGGTTGTACCGTTGCTATGTTACAGGATAAATAAACctttttttaaatgtttaattaaatatcttaaatataatttcataattatgGAATTTATTAGTAGCAGTATTACTTATTTGTACTTTATCTAACATGTGATAAGCCTAAGATAATACTACTAATTGTTCATGAGCACTAGCCTAGATGGAAATatgcataatttaattagttgaaTCTATAAAATACTAGGAGTACTAAATAAAGAATTCGAATTCACATTCAtatattttaatgcaaaattgagaaGTAGaagatagataaaataaaaattattaagcATTGTTAGTGAATAGTTGAATCCATCTCATTAACAAAAACAACttattaaatgaaaatagattaattttaaGAGTATGGACTTAAAAGAGaaaagtaaaatatttttttgggagCATGCATATTTTCATTAATTGAATATATAAACTATGTTACTATAAAGTAGAATTCTTCATTCATTTGGAATTGCCAACGTGAATCGGTGGATAGTTAGAAATACTATTATATGCAAAATGTTTATTGTAGAATTACAAGAAAAGGCAGACAACAAAAACCTTTGAAGAATTCAAAGactataaataatttatttaataagagCAAAAAAAGATAAACCAAAATGGTTTGGTTACATAGTCTACAAGTTTTTTAACAATAGTTTCTGTATAAAAAGTTGTACAAATATGGGTGTTGTTAAGAACAAAAAAAGGCTGATATTCTACGTATAGAAGGTCCTTCTTTACACCTTAATCCCCTAATCCCGCGAGAGGCTTTGCATCTAAGAATTTTCGAGTCAAGGCTCACAATTAGAACTCTAATATAAACTATTAGTATCATGTTAAAGAAACAAGCAAACGACTCTCCACACACCATactattatcatcatcatcgcATGTCACGACTGcaaaatttcttcttcttcttcctgcTGCCTcgaaaaaattgggaaaaaaggACTACTCATCTTCATCTGTTAGTGAGGCAAAGGAGAATGGCTTGAACTTGTATCCATCCCCACTGTAAAACTTGTTTTGAAATTCCACCCAGTGTAGACGTAAGGCATGGAGGAATGCGCTAAGAGTTTCCATCATAAGTAGTATGAATGCCGTTGCGAATGCAAAAACTGCCAGCCCCACTAGACGTATCATGAAATTGTTGTATCTGCATCATTACATTAGCATCAGAAAAGCTTAGAAGGCAAATATTTGAGATGAAGTTATATCTCTGttataagaaaatatttaacTCAGTGTTGCTATTTTAAGGGCAAAGCAAACAAAACGAAACTTGAGAAGATTCATCTGTTAACATTAACAGGCGAACCTTACAGTCCTAGCATACAAGATTGCCAGAGGATTTTCTTCAACGTTTAACATGAGAATATATCACGTAAACTTAAGGAAAGTGAAACTGGCATAATTGCGTGGGATTTTGTCAGATAAAAAGTTGTTTCTTAGAAGTTAAAAAACAGCACGAAAAGAGCTATGCAGCTTGTTCAATCTTATACGATATGCAGAAACTTACCCCCAGGCAAGCAGGAGAACCTTCTCGTAGAAAACAGTTGATAATTCTGAGTGGGCCAAACTGTTACAAAACAAGGATTACAATTACAATATGGAACTAAGCCATTGAGGAATAATAAGCACAACAGCATATTAGAATCAGTCTACCTCAGCGCCCACAGACGAAGATATGATGCAGTATTAGAAACTGCACCCAGTACAAACTCAATAGAATGAATCATTTGATGAACAAAGACCTCACTAAAGTTGAACTCCTCTTCACCATGAGGGTGTCTTGCAGAATCAGGCTCCTCGTCACTATACATGTCAGAGGTCCCAAGAATTCCATATGCTCGGCCTTGGAATCTCTTAGTTAAGCATAAGAAATATGCCAATGTTAGTCAAGCGTCAAAGGTTCCAAGATGCTCAGGCTCAGGAACTACAATAGTCTGGTTGAATGTAAGACAGACTAAGGTATAACACACAATTTTGTTGCTcccttcaaattttttttttgggggggggggggcgcgGAAGTAAAAACTGGAAGATAGAAGATAGGCTGCAGCAGTGGTGCCAGTGAAAGAAAGAGAGTGCAATTTTAAAGAGTAACTGCAAACCAAAAAAAACTGCAGATTTCAGAGGAAATAATTTCCAAACTTTACCAGGACGGGCAAGGTAAAGATATGAAAAGCAGTTTAAGGGAAATAACACAAACAATGAGTGCAGGGGCTACCTCAGTATGAAGTCTCTTTAAAATAAAGGGTTTTGGAAATAGCATCCACGGGACAGCAATAACAGCTACGAGCAACAATATAACCTGTTAAATTTTATCAGTGATCTACATTAGTTAaactttattttattgtatttacatACATAGCAAAATCAAAGAAAGACTGAATATTAGTCATGCCTGAAGCACACCCTGACCCCAAAACAGCTTATTCTCCCCCAAATCTTCAAAGGGGCTCAAGAACATATAGATCATCACATGATACAAATCTGCTTGAGAACCGGTGCACCATTTGATAATAATGAGAAGAGAAAGATATCCAAAAAGGCTGTTAAGGAAGATCATCTGCGGCACAAATTGGTACCTGGTACCAAAGCAAAACATATTTACCATCTATAACCAGTAGATTATTCAATGATTGCCAACATGTAgggaagagggagagggagagggggagagagagatcATACTTGATATCAATAGAGTTCTTGAAGAAGCGTGCATTGAAGTAACTTATTACAATTCCTAAATTCATCTGTGACACACCAAACAAAATAGACATTTTCATCTTGAGAGAGTTTAAGAAAGGCAGCTCAGAACGACTTCCACGCCAACTTGGGTCCACGCCAAATGGATATGTACCTCCAACTTTAATTAAACCGATTGTACCTGCTTCGCTGATAAGGCGTAACGAGGAGCAAGAGTGAGATTTGCAAAATTTTCAAGTACAAAGGCCAACATGACTTATAAAAAAAAGGATTAATTCTTAATGATGGTCAAAGTATATGGCAGCGATCCCAAAGGAGGGGCACGGAATTATTAGAAAGAGGTACAGAGTTTCCTATAAAATTTACATAGTCTGATGGGATCTAGAAAACAAAACTTCAGAAGCCTGTTTCCTGAGATACGCAAACTCCATTTACTAATTTTAAATCTGGATACTAAATTATTGCTTAGACtacatgaaaataaaaatgacaccTATATGGACAAGGATCATTTAACtgtatttcaaaatatatttcacAAAAGTAAATGCTTTTGACACGCGTATAAGCTAAATTCTGAAAAGAGAGTCAGTTGTCTTAATAGACCTGATTTGTTTATCAAAGCCTGCTGCATAAAAAACTTCATAACCTTATAGCTATCAGATTCTAAACCAAGGAAGCGTATTAAATATTCAGCTCTCGATATATCAATCCCAATCTTTTCTCAGAGAAATGAAACTGCTGATTCTTACCTGCATGTAGCATCTCTGCATTTGTAGGCAGAACTACCGAATATGTGAAAAGGAACGGAAAAGAATTCATTGTATATAAATCCACAGTAGATTGAAAACAGAGACATCAGAAGGAGGACATATCGACCGCCAAATAGCATCTCCATAAAGCTGCTGAGTTTCTAGTAGAAAAAAACAATTAGGAAGAAGAAAGCAGAAGAAAAATAGTCATGTGTAAGCCAATGAAGCAGAAGACACATTGCTGAAGATAACTTTGCCTGGCCATCGTAAATAAGTAAAAACTTGTGGTGGGTCGATTGTCCTCCTTATTACTTATACACCTTCTATTCTTAGCAAGGAACTTTGCCTTCCAGCATTGTACGACCTCGCCATAAGCATAAAATGGCTAAATCGACAGTCACCAAATTCATTTTTACATCTACAAGTCTATACCTAGGGTAATCTGTTACATCTATTAGCTTCTCTCTTTCCATGTTTCATCTACAACTTTCCTTTGagttaaacacatacttataaTGTATCAGACGGTCAGACCAATAAATTTTGTAGGCTTGTAACATTTTTTGACACTTCACTTAAAAGAGATTGGATCATATTGCGTCTCTCAGAGGGTTGGCTGAAGAATCTTATATTCTTTCAGGAAACGTTGTCACAGCTGCAGGGACTTTTGCACAATCTACTTCATATTTAAACTATACAGAAACGCTGTTGCAATCtgcaaaaatataaaatcgAGTTCCCTGCCAACAATAAATGTAACCAAGCCCAACAAAAGAACCTTCTATTTATTTCAAGGTCAGTACTCAGTACTCAGTACATGCACCCTATGCATGTCATATAGATAAAATAGTTAACTGCATTACTTGATAAAGAACAGGAACCAGAACAGTTTGTTTCatgatatattgatatataCCCATCGCATCTTAACTTCAGGTGCAACAAAGAGAAATAgcttatttttgaaattttatgaaCTTTTAACTATATTGCATCCACAATTTGTGTGAACATATATGtttaaacagaaaataaattctTTAAAAGAGAAAAGGATATCATTGCATACCTGTGAGCCTAATCTTTTCTCGCGAGCTATAAGGACTAAAGCTCCTAACAGTAAGCATATACCATGACCCCAATCCCCAAACATCACAGCAAAAAGAAACGGAAATGTAATGACAGTATAAACCGCAGGATTTGCCTCCTGATATTTCGCAACTCTGCAATGTAAAGTGCTTTTATCAGTGTCTAGCCATTTAGCAGTTAAATAGATAGAGTGAAATATCATTTCACATAAAGTACTGGCTTCCCAAAAAACTACTACATGAAATGAAGGAATCCTACCTAAGAGCAATAAATATAAGGTAAACAGTTAAATGTAGAAAACCCACGGCTATACAGAACCTGCAACATCCTCTCACATGTTTGCATAGCAATTGGAGAAACGCATACTGGGAATATTATATTGTCCAATGTAGTTACTCAGTTttcacatactccctccgtccacaaaaaatactCATTTGTGGacaacacgggttttaatgagaaattggtagcataagagagaggagaaaaagggtaaagtataagagagagaataaaaagtAGGTGAAGTATGAGTgataaactttccatttttagaaatgagactattttttgtggacatcccaaaatgactAAATGAGactttttcgtggacggagggagtattatttttactcGCTCATAAAATTTTCGAgcaacttcataaaaaaaagatcGATATCCACAGTCAAACATCTATCCCCAAATTGGAAAAATCAATTCATCTAATGTTAACCATCAAATCCATTCACCCAAAACCACTTATCTTAATTACCGATATCCTAATTTACAGAAATCTCAAACAAACAGCCTCTTATTATATAAACacatacttttaaaaaaataaacgaGGACATATACTAAATAGAGTACGAAGATACCAGAGAAAATTTTTACATCCAGAGAATTACGACTATGCATGACTTACCCATACGCATCAACAATTTCCTGATATGCATTTGTAAAATGATTGGTTCTGAAGAACGTTGGAGGTGATTCGATTGAGTCCATCACATGAAATATTATACCCACTTGTGAACTACTATCAAAAGTTGCGCGTTGCAGAGCATCTTGAATCTGCAATATAATAGAATATGTCCCTTTcactaattttataaaaaaaatacttactcTAGGTTTTATCTCAAATTGGTAACATAGCACACTGTAAATACTACCATAGTTTTTGCGAATATTGGACACCAACCCTCACCAACCAGGCACTTCTTTGTGACATCAAAGTTCAGCATATTTAATGTATCATAAATAGCCTTTTCCCTTCTTACCTAGAAAGTAAATCAAGAAAATGGTGTTGTGTCAAATGAGTTTCAAAAGAAGAATAACCAAACAAAGAAATCTGACCATATTCATCCACTTTGTAAGCTGAAAGGCAATAGAGTTCAGAGCCGCATCTCGATGTCGGAGACCAGCCTCTAAGGTTGTTTCCAACTCAGACAAGCGCGACAAAACCTGAAAATGAAACAAATTGCACATGAGAAGCAGAAGCCACCTAAGAAAGTGACGTCGGTAGCACAACTTCACGACTATGATTTGATAAATCGACTTTAATAGAGCATTTGCAGTATTCAGTACATTGACTACAGGTATATCTTTGTCTAAATGCTTCATCAATTTTCCACTAAAAATTAATGCAACGCATCAATTGCTAtcatttatttaaaacaaacacaatttTCCCCATGCATCTTACTGATCAAACACAGATACTGTATTTCCAAAATGTAACAACAAAAGCAATCTATTTGGCAACATACATCTCTAGTGATTTGCCTCCGCTTGATTGAATCTTCAGGAACTGGATAGCAGTTTGCTCCGAATGCTTCACATATTTTGTGGATTTTTTTCCTTGCTTGCTCACCTGAGAAGAATACCATAAAAACTATGTTCTCAACCTGCAGATGCAGAGGTACACATCATCAGTACTAAAACATGTAGTGACCCCTCAACAAAGGTGATCCCAACTCCTACGTATCACAATATGCTGACAATAAGGAAGTGATGTagcatttttataataaatagaaTCAATTGGTTTAGAATTCGTGTGCTTAGTCATGTGAAATagatagtagtatattttttaatttctggaGCGGCATTTTAACTTCTTTCTGATATATTTAATAATTGAATTCAGTATTCAAATTAGAAAAGGTAGACATTATCAGGGGGAAGAGAGCAGTGACCATTTCATTTGATGCAGGATCCACAATTGGGTCATCAGCTGGTGCCTGATTGAAAAGCATATTTCCCCTGGTTGTGCGAAACAACATCCTCTCGAATCGCAATGCTTTAGATTTACAAATGACACCACTTACAAACTTCACACCAGACTGGTCTGACAATCCAGGTTGCATCTCCTGCAATTATAAAACCAACATGAATAGGACACTTGAATAGTTGGCTAATTGTGAATGTATTTAAAAAGCGTCTCATCAGATTACAATTTATAAATTACCTGTTCCAGCAGCGATGCTGAATCGGCATAATCATTGTTTGTATGGACATTCTCATCTAATTCTGTCTCATGATCTGCAGAATGATTCCCATCGGGCATAAGGAAGTCACCTGCCTGGAATCAACGATTAAATGCTTACAGGTAATGATAACAGCAGATTTAAAGATGAGGTGTGAGAAAAACGATACTAGCATAAGTTGTTCTAATAAAAGATTGTGAAACCGTGAAAAGTTCTATGGTCCTCCGAAGAAGAGTATTGGATCCAATAAGCTAATATAGTTACATTGTGTTGTTCTAAAAGCAAGAAGAATGCTCTGGTGATCCTTTATCCTCAATTAGATGTGAATCATTTTGTTTTAGCTGTTCTCTTTTTGTACTTTCCTTGTGAATGGGTGTTATCTTCTCCTAGCACTGGAAAAGAAGGAGCAATTTTCTTTTCATCTgtgataaaaaaattacttgAATAAGTTTTACTTATCCCCAATGTAAATTGATCGTCCTCTTGTCTTCTGATTATTGCTCATCCTTTTCAGCATTTGGAAAGAAAAGGTAGTGATTAACCTCATGGGACCCTCCAAACAGTTGAAATTATTAGGTTGGTTTAAAATTTCACAACAGGAGAGACCACATGGAACACCATCAATTTCTGAACTACTTTTGAAGCAACTCAGTAAGTAATGTTTTTCTTGATAAGGATAAAATTATCAATAGTTCAGTTTAGTCTTAGACCGTAtcaatgtgatttttttttcaagtttTTAGCTTTAAAAGAAAGATCTTTTGCtcacaaaaaagaaaaggaaaaggaagacATCAACTTTGGCCAATATACCTTTTGTAGGACCATCTTGAACTCAAGTAACTCATTATATGCTTTCTGCAGCTTCTCACTGTTATGATTCATTTCAAGTAACTCGTGCTCATGCTCAGCAAGTCCAACCTAAAGTCAAAGAGTTCAAAAATAGTTGGAAGTAATGAGCATGGgaagagaaaggaaaatggGTTTGTGGAGTATATAAGCTTagattattttcaaaaatataaaagcAGTAAAAAAAGATAACctatatttaatgcaataattACAATAGTAGTAACAATGATATTAGTAAATAGATGACGGTGATGTTATGAGATAATAATAGGCAccagaaaaagaaataagaagaagaagaagaagaagaagagtcatGGAAactgaaagaaagaaagaaacagaCCTCCAAGTCTTCCAATTCAATATCGGTTTCGGAAGCTGGATGAGGAGATAGCCCTAGACCAGCTTTGTGTATCTGATCCTTGAAAAATCTTAACTTTCTGGACATCTCAGCACATCTTTTAACCTAGGGCCAGAtatcaaaaatgaaattttaacaaaaaaaaaaaggttggTAACAGAACATGGGTCATGTTACATGACATCCCAGAAACCAGATTGTAAATGAGAGACAAGCAGCTCAGATAAAGAAAATGATCACCTAGGGACTTTTCTGATTAAATACAAGAAAACACTTCAGATGGACTAGAAGGAAATCCCTAATTTTTTCCATCACTCTTTCTTTTATATAGAAGGCATCTAGAATGTTCCACTAAACAAGAATAATCCAAGGACTGAAGATGAGTGTGATGGGATGTACTTAATATTATTAATCCCCAATCTGATAACTTAAGAGTATATCAACCAGGATATCCTGAAAAATCCCTGCAAACACTTTCGTGAAGACTAGACTACTGATATCTCGTCTGAACAACCATACGTCAGCTCACCTATTCTCCAGAATATAGGCCTTATGAATTGAGAGTACAACCACCTCTAACCCAACCCAAAAGGTGTTCAAGAAATAAAGAATGTGTAACAACTTTTTTAAGCAACAGATTATGGGAAAGAGAAAGCGTGTGTGGTACATATTAAGGATTAATATACATTAACAAATACAATAAACCAAACTGAAAGCAGTCTCCAGAACCCTAATGCAACAATGCTCTTCTAACAACATGCTTCGGGCAATGTTTTTAGTGGCCTATTTGTTTTCTACCAATTGATTTGCAATTTCACATTGTATTCATAGGGAAATTACTTCATTAGAGAGCCTATTTATCTTATATCAAATGTAAGTTGTCAAACATAGAAAGAGGACGAGCAACATAGGTATCTTAAAACAATGAATCAGACCAAGAGGAATTCATGAATGTCACCTGATTAACAAACGTTCTCTGGAAAGGGCTTTTATCATCGTTTAACTgccaattaaaaataatacagGTGAATGGATTTAAAATAACGATCAAAACATAAAGTAAACAAGATCAACTATAGCAAGACTTCAATCAAGCAAGTTGGAAGAATCCAGAGCAACTGCCCAGTTACATCCCAAGATATGGTGATTCGAGTAAGAAAACcaatatatactcctatatatatGCCTTTTCAGATATCAAATGCCTATTAATTGCCGCAAGAATCGAACAGCCCATGAGAAGTTACTTTTACATCATCCTTAGCATAACAATATTGTATTATATCGTGTCCTACTAATTACTAGAAACACCACAGGCAATCCAGCTATGCGCAGATTTTGTTTTTCCAGCACAATGTTAAATAACAAACAAATCCAAACAAGGTAGATGGAATGTACACTGAATTTCTAAATTGTGCGTGTCTAGATCAcattatcaattaattaattgctGTTTAAAACCTGTCAATCTGACCAACCGTTCCCAGGCAACTAACTTGACAAGCATGTAACCTGAATCAGCGATGCATATATTGGATACGAAGCAAAATTGCTAGAAGCGCAACTTAATGAAAGAAAAAACCAAACCTACTATCCTAACAAGCTAGACATCAGTGGCAACACTAGATCATTCCTCACTCCACCTACATAAACCAGCGGATCCAAAAACTAAAATTCGCCAGCAACAAATAGCCGCTAAGCAACTAATTACAAGTGTAAACAGAAAACCAGAGAGGCAATTGGTAAAACAAAGGATCTGAACTCACATCGCGGAATTGGAGGAGACCGAGTTGGCCGAGATAGGATACGGCTCGGTGAGCCGACTCCACGGGTATAATAAGCTGAGCCAGCATCATCTTCTCGGAGCGCATCAGATCCATGCTCGGCAATCTGTCGATGTACTCCATTCTCCGATCACCTCAAGGCGCCGCTGTGGTTGATAACGTTCGGGTCACAATAGGTCGCTCTCAGCCCTCCTCGTTCAGATCTGAATTCGATCAAATTAGCATAACAAAATGGAGATTCAAGTTGcgtgggagagagagagagagttggaaGGGCGGGAGATTTGAGTTATGTGCATCGGTTGTGAGTGAATCTGATggcagtggtggtggtggtggtggtggtggaggaggaggcaACTACCATGTGAGAATTTTTGGTGTCGTTTTCAGTTTTAATGGGGGGTTAGGGGTAGGGGTGAAGTCGTGAAGAGGATAAGTAAATTTGAAGATTAAAATACTGTTTACGCCACGGTGCTCGTACACTTTTTTAAAGTCGCCGAAACGTGTAAAGTCCAAGTGGTTAACTTGTTCAATTAAGTTGGACGTTTCAACAAAACCAGGAAAGAAAGTGTTTATAAAAATTAACGACACGTTTATTTGTACAGAAGATAGTAATGCTGTATAATTGTCGAAATATGATTTCCcataaattatttatctatCTTATAAAGGGAAATAAGACTACTTATCTCAttgaaaaaacaagaaaatttattacaattttttaattatttaaaataattgctGCGCTAATTAAGTACTTCATGAACAGTGATAAAAGCATTGTTACTATTTGTATTATTTTGGCGTAATTCTTAATTTCAGTAATtgtattacaatttttttattaaactagTAATAATCGATAACATACTAATTAGCAATAATA
Proteins encoded in this window:
- the LOC121740912 gene encoding V-type proton ATPase subunit a1-like isoform X4, which produces MPDGNHSADHETELDENVHTNNDYADSASLLEQEMQPGLSDQSGVKFVSGVICKSKALRFERMLFRTTRGNMLFNQAPADDPIVDPASNEMVENIVFMVFFSGEQARKKIHKICEAFGANCYPVPEDSIKRRQITRDVLSRLSELETTLEAGLRHRDAALNSIAFQLTKWMNMVRREKAIYDTLNMLNFDVTKKCLVGEGWCPIFAKTMIQDALQRATFDSSSQVGIIFHVMDSIESPPTFFRTNHFTNAYQEIVDAYGVAKYQEANPAVYTVITFPFLFAVMFGDWGHGICLLLGALVLIAREKRLGSQKLSSFMEMLFGGRYVLLLMSLFSIYCGFIYNEFFSVPFHIFGSSAYKCRDATCSEAGTIGLIKVGGTYPFGVDPSWRGSRSELPFLNSLKMKMSILFGVSQMNLGIVISYFNARFFKNSIDIKYQFVPQMIFLNSLFGYLSLLIIIKWCTGSQADLYHVMIYMFLSPFEDLGENKLFWGQGVLQVILLLVAVIAVPWMLFPKPFILKRLHTERFQGRAYGILGTSDMYSDEEPDSARHPHGEEEFNFSEVFVHQMIHSIEFVLGAVSNTASYLRLWALSLAHSELSTVFYEKVLLLAWGYNNFMIRLVGLAVFAFATAFILLMMETLSAFLHALRLHWVEFQNKFYSGDGYKFKPFSFASLTDEDE
- the LOC121740912 gene encoding V-type proton ATPase subunit a1-like isoform X1 is translated as MEYIDRLPSMDLMRSEKMMLAQLIIPVESAHRAVSYLGQLGLLQFRDLNDDKSPFQRTFVNQVKRCAEMSRKLRFFKDQIHKAGLGLSPHPASETDIELEDLEVGLAEHEHELLEMNHNSEKLQKAYNELLEFKMVLQKAGDFLMPDGNHSADHETELDENVHTNNDYADSASLLEQEMQPGLSDQSGVKFVSGVICKSKALRFERMLFRTTRGNMLFNQAPADDPIVDPASNEMVENIVFMVFFSGEQARKKIHKICEAFGANCYPVPEDSIKRRQITRDVLSRLSELETTLEAGLRHRDAALNSIAFQLTKWMNMVRREKAIYDTLNMLNFDVTKKCLVGEGWCPIFAKTMIQDALQRATFDSSSQVGIIFHVMDSIESPPTFFRTNHFTNAYQEIVDAYGVAKYQEANPAVYTVITFPFLFAVMFGDWGHGICLLLGALVLIAREKRLGSQKLSSFMEMLFGGRYVLLLMSLFSIYCGFIYNEFFSVPFHIFGSSAYKCRDATCSEAGTIGLIKVGGTYPFGVDPSWRGSRSELPFLNSLKMKMSILFGVSQMNLGIVISYFNARFFKNSIDIKYQFVPQMIFLNSLFGYLSLLIIIKWCTGSQADLYHVMIYMFLSPFEDLGENKLFWGQGVLQVILLLVAVIAVPWMLFPKPFILKRLHTERFQGRAYGILGTSDMYSDEEPDSARHPHGEEEFNFSEVFVHQMIHSIEFVLGAVSNTASYLRLWALSLAHSELSTVFYEKVLLLAWGYNNFMIRLVGLAVFAFATAFILLMMETLSAFLHALRLHWVEFQNKFYSGDGYKFKPFSFASLTDEDE
- the LOC121740912 gene encoding V-type proton ATPase subunit a1-like isoform X3 is translated as MEYIDRLPSMDLMRSEKMMLAQLIIPVESAHRAVSYLGQLGLLQFRDLNDDKSPFQRTFVNQVKRCAEMSRKLRFFKDQIHKAGLGLSPHPASETDIELEDLEVGLAEHEHELLEMNHNSEKLQKAYNELLEFKMVLQKAGDFLMPDGNHSADHETELDENVHTNNDYADSASLLEQEMQPGLSDQSGVKFVSGVICKSKALRFERMLFRTTRGNMLFNQAPADDPIVDPASNEMVENIVFMVFFSGEQARKKIHKICEAFGANCYPVPEDSIKRRQITRDVLSRLSELETTLEAGLRHRDAALNSIAFQLTKWMNMVRREKAIYDTLNMLNFDVTKKCLVGEGWCPIFAKTMIQDALQRATFDSSSQVGIIFHVMDSIESPPTFFRTNHFTNAYQEIVDAYGVAKYQEANPAVYTVITFPFLFAVMFGDWGHGICLLLGALVLIAREKRLGSQKLSSFMEMLFGGRYVLLLMSLFSIYCGFIYNEFFSVPFHIFGSSAYKCRDATCSEAGTIGLIKVGGTYPFGVDPSWRGSRSELPFLNSLKMKMSILFGVSQMNLGIVISYFNARFFKNSIDIKYQFVPQMIFLNSLFGYLSLLIIIKWCTGSQADLYHVMIYMFLSPFEDLGENKLFWGQGVLQVILLLVAVIAVPWMLFPKPFILKRLHTEIPRPSIWNSWDL
- the LOC121740912 gene encoding V-type proton ATPase subunit a1-like isoform X2, whose amino-acid sequence is MEYIDRLPSMDLMRSEKMMLAQLIIPVESAHRAVSYLGQLGLLQFRDLNDDKSPFQRTFVNQVKRCAEMSRKLRFFKDQIHKAGLGLSPHPASETDIELEDLEVGLAEHEHELLEMNHNSEKLQKAYNELLEFKMVLQKAGDFLMPDGNHSADHETELDENVHTNNDYADSASLLEQEMQPGLSDQSGVKFVSGVICKSKALRFERMLFRTTRGNMLFNQAPADDPIVDPASNEMVENIVFMVFFSGEQARKKIHKICEAFGANCYPVPEDSIKRRQITRDVLSRLSELETTLEAGLRHRDAALNSIAFQLTKWMNMVRREKAIYDTLNMLNFDVTKKCLVGEGWCPIFAKTMIQDALQRATFDSSSQVGIIFHVMDSIESPPTFFRTNHFTNAYQEIVDAYGVAKYQEANPAVYTVITFPFLFAVMFGDWGHGICLLLGALVLIAREKRLGSQKLSSFMEMLFGGRYVLLLMSLFSIYCGFIYNEFFSVPFHIFGSSAYKCRDATCSEAGTIGLIKVGGTYPFGVDPSWRGSRSELPFLNSLKMKMSILFGVSQMNLGIVISYFNARFFKNSIDIKYQFVPQMIFLNSLFGYLSLLIIIKWCTGSQADLYHVMIYMFLSPFEDLGENKLFWGQGVLQVILLLVAVIAVPWMLFPKPFILKRLHTELLFKIALSFFHWHHCCSLSSIFQFLLPRPPPPKKKI